AACAGGGGTATAGAGCATTTTTGAAAAAGGTAAGTAATCTGATAATACAGAAAGTCTGCCAGTAAAAAACCATAGAGGTAATAAAGCCCCTGAAAAGAACTTAAAAATTATTTCTCTAAATTTTTGTAAAACTGCAGTTTGCTTAATCCAAAAACATAAAACATCGATAAGAGAAAAAATTAGAAAATTAAAATATAAACCTATAACAATATTTATAAGAACTATTGGTAATCGAGCAAGATTTATATTCCATATTGGCCTATAATCCCAAGACAGTATTAAAAGGGTAGGAATTATATTAACAACAAAACGAGATATTGCTTTTCCTAACATTTCGCAATAATTACTAAAGAGTATTGATACAGGATATATCATCCTATGTATCAGTGAACCATTTAAATAGGCATCTGACAAAGTTGTTGTCGGAGCTGTTCTATATATAGCAGATAATGCAGCTGACAAAATCATATAAAGTAAAGTATCATTTACCATTCTTGGATTAAGTCGATTTGCTGCAAAAGCAACTGCACTATACCAGACAGCAACTTTAATATAATCTGTAAAAAAAGTAGATAAGAAAGTTAGAATGTTACTAGTTCTATAATAAAGAGCATCTGAATATCCCATTTCTATATATTTCACATACTTATTCACAGGCCCCTCCATCAAAAATATCAATTACTTGATAGATAATCTCTCTAAAACTATCTGTTCGAACTTTATCAATTGCGGAAGTTACAACACATAAATTCATATCTGGCACAATAAAAATATATTGGCCACCTCTTCCATAAGCAAAACTAATATTATGATTGTTGTATTCTGTATTCCACAGAAAATATGAATAATTAAGATTATCTTTTGGAATAATATCTTCACATGGAATATCAAATACTATAGGAGAAAGCATTTTTTCTATCCATTGCTCTGATACTACCTGCTTTCCTTTATAAGAGCCTTTATCTAATATCAATTGACCAAGTTTAGCTAAATCCCTTGAGCACAAATATAAATCTTTACTTCCTGGAAGAAGTCCAGAATCATTATATGGCCACATAAAATCGTATATTTCTAATTTATCAAAAACATATTTTTTTACAAAATCGATATCAGATAATCCGGAAGAATATGCAACCATTGCCATAAGCGACCGACTTTCATTAGAGTCATAAGAAAAATAAGTTCCAGGTTCAAATAAAATTCTAGCACTTGGAATTACATTTAATCCATAATCCAGACCATTTTTTATAATTTTGATTTTTACCAGAAATGAATTTGAATATTGTTCCCAGTTTATACCAGAACTCATAGTAAGCATATTTTCGACACTAATTTTATCAAATCCTTCTGAAATATGTGTAAGCTCTAAATTATTAAATAAATCAATAAAAGGAACTTTTTCGCTCTTTATAAATCCCTCATCTATTGCAATCCCAGTACATAAAGCTATAACAGTTTTTGTACAAGAATGAATTTCAAATAATGAACTCTGGTCATTACCATTATAATAAGATTCTGAATACACCTTTCCATCTTTCATTATTATTAATGATGTAATACCATCATGCTCATTTGGAATATCCGAACTCATATTTTCAAGTTCTTCTTCATATTTCTCAAGTTCCTCGTCATCAGCATATTCTAGTTCTGTTTCTGGAATTTCAAATTCCAATTCATTATCTTTTATATTCCTTTCTTTATGAATATTTGGTGTAAATGCAATAGCCAAACAACAAACAATATATAAAAGAGGTATAATCTTTTTCACGTTCATTCTATACCTCCTGATTTAACATCAAATAAAATTTTTGTTAGAGAATTGTATTCATCAAATAACTGATTTTTATCAAAAAAACTTGGATTATTATTTTCAAATACAATATTTCCATTACTGATTAAATAATCACACTGAAATTCAGAATTTGCATATATTAGATTACTAATAAGCGAGCTATAATCAGGATACATATAGTTTTCAGCCTTAAAAATACTTATATTTGCCATATTACCAACCAAAAGCTGCCCCTCATTTTGTTTAACATAAACACACTCTGCCGGATTATTAATAATCATCTTTAGAAGACATTCTGGATTAATTGAACCGTGTTCCATTAATGCCAATAGCTTTAATTCTTCAAGAAGATTTGCCGAATTATTCGTAGCAAATCCATCTGTCCCCACTACAATAGGAATTTCATTTTCTATCAGTTTCTTTATTTGAGGAAATCCATCATTAAGTTTTAAATTAGATACTGGACAAAGAACGACTTTTGTATTTTTCTCTTTGAGAAGTTTTATATCACTATCAGTTAAATAAATAGAGTGTATACAAAATGTATTTCTACCCAATAATCCAAATTTATCAAGCATCTTAATTGGTGTATTCGAATACTTATTCTCAATCAATTCGATTTCTTTTTTTGTTTCAGCAACGTGAACAAAGAGTTTGATCTCTGGATTCGAATTCATAATTGTTTTAATTTCACTAAGGCGTTCTGCATCACAAAGATATAAACTTTGTAAAAAAATTGAAACTGAAACATTTGTATTTTTATATAATTCGCTAATCTTATAAAATTCTTCTATATTATTGTAATAATTTTTTAGTTTGCTGATGTTTACCACAGGAAAAAGACATATAGCACTTAATCCAGACTGATATAATTCCTTCCATCCTCGATTACCAACTATAAATCCTGTTCCATTACGCATACATTCATATACAGTTATCAAACTAGATAATCTATGAATATCAGATTCTTTTTCTTTCCACAGAGAGTTTTCATAAGTATTATGACTTACATTAAGATATTCCCATAAATTCATACCATCACATTTAGTTCGAAATATTGTTTCACCCAGATGTACATGTAAATTATAAAACGATGGCATTACAATATGATTACTTGCATCTATAATTCTCAAATCTTCTGAATCTCTATGATAAGATATTTCTTTCTGAATTAATTGAATTTTATTCTCGTGAATCAAAATATCTGCATTATAAAGTTTTCTTTTAGAGTCTATAGAAAATAAAGTTCCGTTTTTTATCAATATATCTTTAGCCATATTAATCATACTCTTCATATTCAATGATATGACTCTTCTGACAATTACAGTCCTCCTGACAATTGTCTAATAAGGTTTTATACAGTTTTCCAAAGAGTTTATTATTTTCTTCTGAATTGAGCATATCGCAAGAATCCTTATAATAAACATTGCTTACAACTCCAATTGATAAAAAGCAAACATTTAACTCTCTAGCATAATACACAAATGGAGATATCCAATGTCCAACAACATCCGCATGATTATTCCAGAAAAAATCTATTTCAGCCGAACTTTCAAATCCAGGTCCATCTGTACATATGTATGTTCCATTATTAAATATATTTACTTTCTTATAATATTCGCTCTTATATAAATCTTCTAAAACCTTTTTTTTCCAATTTTGACAGAACGGTTTAGTCATATCATATCGAATTTTTATATTCGATCTTGTTTTTTCAATATAACTCTTTGGTCTACAAGTCGTATTATCAATATAATCATCTATGACAAGAATATCTCCAACATTCAAGAGAGGATTAATTCCTCCCACTTTAGAAACCATACCTAGACATTTTACAGAATATTTCTCTATCAAATATGGAATTCCAAAAGGAACAAGCCCTAAATTTTCAATAAAAATTATTTTATCATTTTTAGCTAATGAAATATCACCATATGGAGTTTTTTCACAAACTCTATTTAATTCTAATCCAGAAGCTTTTTCAAAATAATTTAAATATCTTTTGCTTTCTGACAATAACATTAACATTTTTTTACACCTTCTAAATTCATATATATTTTCTCATTTGATTTTAGTTTAGAAAAACTTTTTCCGACCGCAACTGCTGGAATATTTTTTTCGCGAAGCATTACAGATAAATGACATAACATTGACGCATCCTCAAAAATCACTCCAGACACATTTTTCAATATTGGGGCAATACCTAGATATGGTTTTTTTATTGCAATAATTACAGGTTGAGACTTTGCAATATCTGCTATAGTAGTTTGTAAAGATTTATATATATTTTCATTCATTATGTCTGAATCTATAAAATCAACACTTATACCAACTCCAAAAGAATAGTTATTAATTTCTTCAACAATTGACTCTGGAATTACATAAAGGCTTCCATCTATTATTCCTTCAGAAATAATCATCGATTCGCTTTCAGAACAATCTAAATAACTCATATCATCTTTTTCTAGACTTATGTCTGCTGCGTATACTTCATTATTGCATACCCACCATTCAATGGAACCTTTTTGGGAATCTTTATATAAACTACGTGTTTTAGTAGCAATTTGAATAAATAATTCCTCATATTTTGAGAATGATGTATTATCGTTTTTAACTAAATATGTTTTTCCGCTAGGAAATTCTATTTTGTATTTTAAGCTTTCATGGTAATCATTTTTATAAATGAATTTACCGTTACCATCGACTTTATATTTGGCCCCCATCAATTCTCCGGTTTTAAGACCTTTCATTATTCCATCAATAGCTTCTATATAAATAGTATCATTTTCAAGATATCTACTTATAACTGAAATCTCATTAAGAGGAATATCTCTTATCGAAATAACTGTGCCTTTATTTTGAAAGAAATTTTCTATAAATTTTAATGCATTTTCTTTCTTCTCAACTACATCAATAAGAGTCTCATTTATGGCAAATGTAACATATTCGCCATGAAATTCTTCTAAACAAGTTCTCAATTTTTTTTCAAATCTAGCATCATAATTTTCGATAAAATACCATGCCAAATGGTTCACATTACAATTATCGCAACTCCTATAAAAATGTTGCTTTTTACCACACCACCTGGTCATTTTTCTGTTAAGTGCACTATTGCTTTTATTTATCTCATCAAGATTTGAAATTGAACAAATTTTGGGATCTTCGTTATTTTTAACTATGTCTTTCTTAATAGTTGTAATAGGTCTAACTTGAATAATGAATATTTCATTATCACTAATACACCATTCTAAATCTAATTGATTGTTTAAAACTGGAACAAGTTGATTTCTAACATCTATAAATAATTTACATATTTTTTTTACTGCATTGTCATCCAACGAACAAGTTCCATCATTTATATTAACAACAAAATGTAAACCAGTTTCATCTCCATCTGTTAATTGTTCAGAAGTTCTAGATGTCATTTCTACAACTATTTCTTCTTTTCCATCTATCGGATTTGCCGTAAACATTATTCCTGCATAATCAGCATATTTCATCTCTTGAATAATAATTCCCATTTTAATGTCATCAAACGATTTATACTGATTACCAAAATAAAATAATGTTTTTAAACTGAAATTCGAAGCCCAACATCTTTTTAAATATTTTTCTAAATCTTCTATATTTACATCAAGATAGCTTTCATATATTCCTGGAGCACTTTTATTATTCATATCTTCATATATTGAAGATGACCTTACAGCAAAAGGTCCACTCATGTTAAAGTTTTTTAAAGTCTTCTCAATTTCCTCTAAATAACATTTTGGAATACATATTTTATATATATATTCTTTTAATTCTTCTATTCTATTACTTATACTAAGTTTATTATCCCATATTGTTTTCAAATTCTTATATAAAGTTATATTTTCCGGAAGTTCGAGAATATCGAGAAAAAAATCTGATTTTAGAACAATAAATGGAGGCACATTTACTTTATCTTTAATAAGAAATAAATTATAGGCTTTATTTCCCACACAAAATTTTGTTTCTGGTTTATTTTCAATATCATAAATAAATTGGTTCATAATCATTCCTTATATAATTCTTTTCCAAGATTATAAAAATCTTCTGTTGGAACAATTTGCTCTATTTCCTTCTGAACCAACCTTACAACTTCATTTAAATCATTTTTTTCTGTATCAATAATAGACCAGTTATATAATCCTGCGAGAGTTTCATAGCAATTCATAACGTTTTCAACATATTTTTTTTCTTTCTGATATGATAATTGCTCTTTTTTTTGAAATCTTCTATAAAATTCATCAATACTTATTTTCAGATAAATAACCTTATCTGGTAATAAGATGTCAGCATAAAATTTTGATAAATAATCCAATGAATAATTTTCTTTTCCTATATGGTAGGCATATAGAGAAAAAATATATCTGTGAAAAATTATATTTTTATTATTACGAAGAAGTGGAATTATCTCTTTTTTTTCTTCTTCCTTGCGTAAATCATGAGTTATGATTAGTTCTTCAGCATCTGAAATCTTCTCCCCTGGTTGATCTAAATATGCAGCTGCAATCCGCTGGTTTTCATACCATGCTTTTGGAGGATGTTTCATTTGTATATAATCAGTATAGATTTTATCTTTCTTTACTAATTCATTGATTACTGATGTTTTCCCTGAACCATCAATACCACAAAGAACTATTAACTTACCACGGCTCATGAATAATCTCCTAACATTTTGTATTATTTTTTTGTAATTCTATCAGCATTTCCTTAGTAAGCAGCTGTTCATTTATATCAAAACTTTTATCTCTATGCATAATACAACCAAGAACCTTGCCCTCACTTGTTATACCTAAAATATTTTGACCAGCCCTGCAGTATTCTTCATTACAAGCACATATTCGCTTTGTATTAATAATCATACCTTGATTACGATGGCGATTTATTATTTCCATAACTTTGTCTTTTTCAAAATCTGATAAAGCTATTTTCTCTGTCTCCACCTTATCTTTTGCAACATCGACAATTACTGCTAAAAAACTTATTGAATGAACACCAAGCTCTTCGGCTTTATTTATTATCTCTTCTATTTCAGAAAAATTACTTTTAGTTAAAACTGTAGTTAAATGAACTTCTAGGCCACTATTTTTGCAATGAATTATTCCAGAAATAGCTTTTTCTAAACCATTCTTTGTTCCTCTTAGATAATCATAAACTTCAGGATTCACAGTATCTAAAGAAATCGAAATTTCAGATAAATAATTCGCTAGAGTTTTTGCTTTTTGTTCGTCAATAAGTGTTCCATTACTACATAAATCACAATCTATATGTTTAGTTTTAAACCATTCTAAAATTTCAAAAATGTTCCTATGTAACAGAGGTTCTCCTCCTGTTAATATTACATCATGAATTTTAATATCTCGTAAATTATTTATGATTTTTGAAATTGAAGCTATCGACATTGTCTTTCTGTCTTTTGCATGACAAAATATACAATGCTGATTACAACAATCTGTGATTTCTAGTAGTATTCGATATCCATCATTATGTCGATTTCGAAAACAACAAATACTATCGTAACTTTGCATAAACCCCTCAACTAAGCTTTAAAGAAAAGTGTTGGAAGATAATCTTTATGCACAGAATTAAATTCCAAATTGTTAGGATTTATCCTTACTGAAAAATCTGGATAATAATTTTCAGATCTAAATGGACAATAAGGATCTGGTTCATTAAATGTCTGATACCAAAGATACCTTCGATCCATTACACCGCCTCTACACTTGGCTGCATTTTTGCAAGCTTTGCATTTCTCTGGAATTTGGAAATCCATTCCCATTTCATCAGAATCAATATCTTTTAGTAAAGCATCTTTTATGTTTCTCTGACGGAATTCTTTTGTAATCAAATAAGTCGAAGGAGTAATATCTCCATTTGAAAGAATACGTATACTCTTTAATCCTGACGGATCACTTACGGCTTCTCTATTTGTTAAAATACTTGAGAATAACGGATCTCCTAAATATAAAATCTGATGATTCTCATCAATCCATTTTAATGCGTTAAGTAAAGTATCGTATTTAGCAACAAAAGAACGAATCCTTTCATCTTTGATATTCATTGGTCGGAAAATATTTGTTCTTAATTTACAATCAGCCTCTGCAGCAATATCAAATATACCTTCAAGATTTTCAATTTTCAGAACATCATTTATTCCAATAAAAACCAATGTAGCTTCTATAGGTTTATCCTTACAATAATTAAGCATGTTTTTTGCATTATCGAAAGCACCTTTTAGACCTCGCAACTCGTCATGCTTTTCAGCAATGCAATAATCTAAGGAAACATCTATTTCGGCAATTCCATCATTCACAATTTTTTCAAAACGTGAATTTTCCATCATCTTCTTATAAAGAGTACCATTTGTCGTAATTGCTTGTTTTATATGTGGATAATTCTTTGCAACGTATTCAACAAAATCATACCAATCACTCAACAATGAATTTTCACCAGTACCATAATTGATTGAATCCAATTGTTCATAGTTTCTATCTACGAACAACTTCCAATCTTTAATACCGACATCCTTATTTCTGATTTCATTACGAACATCAGCACTATAACAAAACTTACAGCTCATATTACAAGCCGAAACAATTCCCCATCCAGCATCTACGTGATTCACTTTTTTTACTCCTTATTTATATATTTATTTTTCTTTCTTAATATGAACAAAATAATGTATCCCTTTTGCAGGATTTCCATTACGAATAAAATGTTGAATTTTATTCATTGAAATAATCTTGAATGGATAAGTTAATTCCCAAATATCTTTCTCATCTACATATGCATGCGGAATTCCTTTTTCAAACCCTTCACTACTAATCATTGTATATCCATCAATTGATTTATCTTTATCAAAATTTGGATTTTCTTTTGAATTAAAAGTTAAATATGCTTCTCCCCCATCTTTCAATAGTCTATAAATTTCTGATAATACTTTTTTCATTCCATTAAAATCGGTATGATAAATTGTATGAAAACAAATTATTCCATCAAAACTTTCATCTTCAAATGGAATGCTTATCATATCTGCTACTTTAGCATTTACCTCTAGCCCAAGTTCTTTAGCAGTTTGTTTTACATATTCAATGCCAGATTCAGAGAGATCAATTGCAGATGATGACAGTCCATTTTTAGCAAAGAAAAAAGCATGACGTCCTTTTCCTGTTCCTAAATCTAAGATAGACTTGAACTTCTGACACCAATTGATTGCTACTGGTAAAAATTCTTCAGAAATTAGATTCCAGGAATCAGATGTTACATCCGTCCAATCCCAACCTTTGTGTTCAACACTCATTATCAAACCCCCTTAATTTTGACTTAATAAATTTATAATTTTTAATGAAAGCTCTTTATTTAGCACAAATAACTCTTTTATATAACTTTCTATTCTAGCTTCATCAAACAGCTTATACATTTTCATCTTTAAAATTGAATTTCTAAGAATACAAGTTTTTGTAACTTCTTCTTCACAAAGTTTTATTAGAGTAGAATAAACTTCTTCATTAATTTCTTTGCGTACAAATAAATATTCTATTCTATCTCTGTTAATAACCGCTCGTTCATATAAGACATGAGATATTCTGATATCACGAATTAAATATTGTATATTTTCTTTTTTTGCTAAAAATTCAATACAATTAATTCCCTTTTTGGAATGTAAAAAGTCATATCGCGAATGATATTCTATATTTTCTTCAGGATATAAATATTCTTCAAATTTCTTTTTAATTTTTTCTTTAGTAAAACGTATTGTTTCATATCCAGGATTGTAATTTAAAATGCTTAAAGCACGATTTTTTATCTGATTTCTTTTTGAATTAAAATCTTTAAATGATATACTTCCTTTTTTTATTACTCCATGATCATAATATAAAAGTAATAAAATCTGATTATCTTCATCTACGCCATATATTAAATCTTCATGAAAATAAGAACCATTATCATCATTTTTTTGACAAGAAATATTGTCATTTATAAGCATTAATATATATCTTCTTAATGAAAGTTCAACTTTTATATAATCTAAAGTTGTTAAGCCTAATTCTGCTATTTCTTTTTCACCTATTATTGTTACATCGATAAAATAATCAGAGGCAACCACTGCAAAATTTTTAATTGGAAAATATATAAAATCCAATCTTGCCTTTCCATATTCATAAAATTCGAGATTTATATAATTCAAGAATAAATTTTCATAATAAACATTATTACCAAGACAAACGGCAAAACCGATAGTTTTATATGACTTTTCTTCATTTAGTTTCTCAATCAAAAATTCACTTGAAGAATAATTATCACTTTCTATATATCCAAATAGAGAATTATTTCTTAAAACTATTTTTAATATAGCTGCCTTATTATGTGGATTATATATATTATCTGCTTGATATTGTTGAAGTGATGTGTATATTCCATCCTTCGCGAAATACCCTAAAGATGGGCCTAAATCAAGCCCCCCTAGATTTTCATTATAGTTCTCCAAATAATCTTCTGATAACTCAGAAATAAATAATTTAATAGTCGCATAAGGGCTAGAATACAAAAAATAATCAATTTTTATCTCTACTTCATCCATATTTGAATTAATCTTTCTAAAGAATATGGAATTCATTTCAGTATTCCACTTATTGGCATAAAAGATCAGGTTATTTAATTCTCTTTTGAATTGAAGTTGACTATTTTTAATTGTATAATTTTGTTCCGCAAAGTTATTTACATAAAGCAAAGCGACAGCTTCATCTACATTTGCTTTTTTTTCAGAAGATGTTTCTATACAATTAAAATACCCATGATGAGCATACGACCTGATAGCAGGATTATAATTAACAGGTAACTCTATTTTTTCAGGTCGAGAAATTACACTGTCCATCGCATTCTTCATTCTTTCTAACCTTCAATAACTTTTTTATTCTAAAAAATTAAGATTCAATAAAATATATATCCTTAATCTCTTGCTGTAATTCTGGTTCATAACTATCAAAACTAATTTGTGTATTTAAACCAAAATTCTGTTCATAAAAACTTCGTACCAATGAAATCTCATTCTTGTTAGTTCTTTTACAAGTAAAAGAAACTAATATGTTTTCTGGAGAAAATGCATCAACACACAAACTTAAATTTGTCAATACTTTATTAAAATCCCCTCCTATTCTTGTCTTCCTATAAGTATCTTCCGTAACAGCATCCATAGAAAACACAAAAGAAAACTTTATTCCCTTTTCTTTTGAAATAGATTTTAATAAATTGATACTTTCTTTATTTAAACAATTTCCATTAGTTACTGCTTCAATTTCTTTGGTATCATTAATTGAAAGAGAACTTAGATAATTTAGTGTTTCTTTTAAATAAAAAAATGGTTCACCTTTGTTAGTTAATACTATTTTATTAAGGTTATGGCCTTTTAAACCATATAAAACATGAAAATACAAGTCTTTCTTCTTCTGTGAATCATAGTGACACCCGTCATACCAGCAATTGTAACATTTTAAATTACACGCGAGAGAAAGCCCAACAATAATAGTATGTATTTTATTATTATCTACTAACATACATTTAGAATTATTACAGATAGGGTGACCTGAAATTAATGTTTCTCTAGGAAAACTTAATAATGGTAATTCATGAATATATTCAACAATATCTTGTTTGCATATTAAATCATTGTAACCTATATGCCATTCTGGTTCTAAAAGACAACATCTTGATAATTGAATTACATCCTCTAAATAACACTTTTTTCCTGAGCTAAAGCCATATTTATATGTTAATTCCATTACCTCGTTATATTCACAAGACATTGAATTACTCCATTACGTGAATTATTTATTATGATGAAATGTTTTTAGCTAGACCTAGTTAATAAATAATTTCTTTTTTAAATTTATTTTTATTATTAATAATAACGATAACACAGATTTTTCAGATGTAAATAAGCGAAAAGCTGATTTATGACATATGTCATAGTTTTTTTTTGTAATTTATGACATATGTCATCGATTTTTCGATTAAAATATGACGACCGAGTTCAGTTTCCTTTATTTACTTATAATGTCATAAAAAATATTTAAAAATTCTTCTTTAAAAATGACAGATGTCATAGTATAATTAATGCAAACTAAAAAGTTAGGAGCAAAAAAATGACAAATCTGGCAATTAAATGCGAGGAACTTGAAGTTCCTGAATGGGATTATTTCGTTTCTGAAATCCAGACAATTTACCGCCTTACAGATGAAGAAACAGATAAGTTTTCTAATAGCACTACAGCAAAAATTATCGCTGCTATACCTTTTGTAGCAGGATGTTACCGCCCTGAAGTTACCGCTATTGCACATCTTTCTTTGTACATGAATGAGATTAAGGGATTCCAGAAATATTATGCATGCAATCCTTTAGATGACTGCGATTTATTTGAGCGACTAGAACCTATTTCTCATTTCCGTGGCGGTGACAAGAAAATAATCGAATGTGGAATGAATACTCTGGCCTATATAATGATTGAAGGGTATCATAAATCAGAAAAATTTGATGCAGCGCATGGTAATTATAACCCTTTTGTTTCAGGAAACTGGAATTATAAGAGTCTTAAAAACATGCTAAGTAAAAAGGTTTTTGTTGATTTTAATCCTTTTATTATTATCTTACCATCGATTGGTGGTGGTTACTGGTAATAACAATGACAATTATATACTCGAAAAAATTCATTAAAGCCGTCTCAATTTTTTCAATCGTAGCTGCAACCCTTTTAACTGCACGAACAGGAATGCGTATTTTTGATATTATTGTTAATTATTCAGATTATACAGTTTTATCAAAACTACAGTTTTTCAAGTTTATTAGCATAATAGTAAATAATCTGATTTTTATAGGTATTTTTATTTTTTTGATTTTTAAACCTCAAAGATTTATTCTACTTGGAGTGATTGCCTTATTTATTTCTATAGATAATCTCATAAGTAATGTCCAATCTCCTTATATGGGAATACCTATGTATACGCTAAGTATTGCAACATTTGCAGTACGAGGTTTCTTCTCAAAAAAAACAAAATTAAAAATCTCTTTCTTTACTGCAATTTATATTATCAGCTTAATACTTCCTGTTCTTTTTGATGATGATTTTATCGAACATATGATTACAAAAATAGCCATTTCATTTGTCACTCTTATTGCTCTTTTCTTTTTTACAGAATATGCAATGCAAAAAGGAACAAAACAGGCTACAAAAGATAAAGTCTTAAATTTAGCAGCATTTAAAGGACTCGACCGCAGCGATATGTATCTTTTGCAGCAGGTTCTTGATAACGTAAAATATAAGGAAATTGCACAGAAAATTCATGGCAGTGAGGGAGCCCTTCGCAATAAACTCAGTA
The Treponema bryantii DNA segment above includes these coding regions:
- a CDS encoding class I SAM-dependent methyltransferase, which gives rise to MSVEHKGWDWTDVTSDSWNLISEEFLPVAINWCQKFKSILDLGTGKGRHAFFFAKNGLSSSAIDLSESGIEYVKQTAKELGLEVNAKVADMISIPFEDESFDGIICFHTIYHTDFNGMKKVLSEIYRLLKDGGEAYLTFNSKENPNFDKDKSIDGYTMISSEGFEKGIPHAYVDEKDIWELTYPFKIISMNKIQHFIRNGNPAKGIHYFVHIKKEK
- a CDS encoding radical SAM protein; this translates as MQSYDSICCFRNRHNDGYRILLEITDCCNQHCIFCHAKDRKTMSIASISKIINNLRDIKIHDVILTGGEPLLHRNIFEILEWFKTKHIDCDLCSNGTLIDEQKAKTLANYLSEISISLDTVNPEVYDYLRGTKNGLEKAISGIIHCKNSGLEVHLTTVLTKSNFSEIEEIINKAEELGVHSISFLAVIVDVAKDKVETEKIALSDFEKDKVMEIINRHRNQGMIINTKRICACNEEYCRAGQNILGITSEGKVLGCIMHRDKSFDINEQLLTKEMLIELQKNNTKC
- a CDS encoding amidohydrolase family protein gives rise to the protein MAKDILIKNGTLFSIDSKRKLYNADILIHENKIQLIQKEISYHRDSEDLRIIDASNHIVMPSFYNLHVHLGETIFRTKCDGMNLWEYLNVSHNTYENSLWKEKESDIHRLSSLITVYECMRNGTGFIVGNRGWKELYQSGLSAICLFPVVNISKLKNYYNNIEEFYKISELYKNTNVSVSIFLQSLYLCDAERLSEIKTIMNSNPEIKLFVHVAETKKEIELIENKYSNTPIKMLDKFGLLGRNTFCIHSIYLTDSDIKLLKEKNTKVVLCPVSNLKLNDGFPQIKKLIENEIPIVVGTDGFATNNSANLLEELKLLALMEHGSINPECLLKMIINNPAECVYVKQNEGQLLVGNMANISIFKAENYMYPDYSSLISNLIYANSEFQCDYLISNGNIVFENNNPSFFDKNQLFDEYNSLTKILFDVKSGGIE
- a CDS encoding PEP/pyruvate-binding domain-containing protein, which encodes MNQFIYDIENKPETKFCVGNKAYNLFLIKDKVNVPPFIVLKSDFFLDILELPENITLYKNLKTIWDNKLSISNRIEELKEYIYKICIPKCYLEEIEKTLKNFNMSGPFAVRSSSIYEDMNNKSAPGIYESYLDVNIEDLEKYLKRCWASNFSLKTLFYFGNQYKSFDDIKMGIIIQEMKYADYAGIMFTANPIDGKEEIVVEMTSRTSEQLTDGDETGLHFVVNINDGTCSLDDNAVKKICKLFIDVRNQLVPVLNNQLDLEWCISDNEIFIIQVRPITTIKKDIVKNNEDPKICSISNLDEINKSNSALNRKMTRWCGKKQHFYRSCDNCNVNHLAWYFIENYDARFEKKLRTCLEEFHGEYVTFAINETLIDVVEKKENALKFIENFFQNKGTVISIRDIPLNEISVISRYLENDTIYIEAIDGIMKGLKTGELMGAKYKVDGNGKFIYKNDYHESLKYKIEFPSGKTYLVKNDNTSFSKYEELFIQIATKTRSLYKDSQKGSIEWWVCNNEVYAADISLEKDDMSYLDCSESESMIISEGIIDGSLYVIPESIVEEINNYSFGVGISVDFIDSDIMNENIYKSLQTTIADIAKSQPVIIAIKKPYLGIAPILKNVSGVIFEDASMLCHLSVMLREKNIPAVAVGKSFSKLKSNEKIYMNLEGVKKC
- the tmk gene encoding dTMP kinase, encoding MSRGKLIVLCGIDGSGKTSVINELVKKDKIYTDYIQMKHPPKAWYENQRIAAAYLDQPGEKISDAEELIITHDLRKEEEKKEIIPLLRNNKNIIFHRYIFSLYAYHIGKENYSLDYLSKFYADILLPDKVIYLKISIDEFYRRFQKKEQLSYQKEKKYVENVMNCYETLAGLYNWSIIDTEKNDLNEVVRLVQKEIEQIVPTEDFYNLGKELYKE
- a CDS encoding radical SAM protein; translated protein: MNHVDAGWGIVSACNMSCKFCYSADVRNEIRNKDVGIKDWKLFVDRNYEQLDSINYGTGENSLLSDWYDFVEYVAKNYPHIKQAITTNGTLYKKMMENSRFEKIVNDGIAEIDVSLDYCIAEKHDELRGLKGAFDNAKNMLNYCKDKPIEATLVFIGINDVLKIENLEGIFDIAAEADCKLRTNIFRPMNIKDERIRSFVAKYDTLLNALKWIDENHQILYLGDPLFSSILTNREAVSDPSGLKSIRILSNGDITPSTYLITKEFRQRNIKDALLKDIDSDEMGMDFQIPEKCKACKNAAKCRGGVMDRRYLWYQTFNEPDPYCPFRSENYYPDFSVRINPNNLEFNSVHKDYLPTLFFKA
- a CDS encoding serine hydrolase domain-containing protein, which gives rise to MNVKKIIPLLYIVCCLAIAFTPNIHKERNIKDNELEFEIPETELEYADDEELEKYEEELENMSSDIPNEHDGITSLIIMKDGKVYSESYYNGNDQSSLFEIHSCTKTVIALCTGIAIDEGFIKSEKVPFIDLFNNLELTHISEGFDKISVENMLTMSSGINWEQYSNSFLVKIKIIKNGLDYGLNVIPSARILFEPGTYFSYDSNESRSLMAMVAYSSGLSDIDFVKKYVFDKLEIYDFMWPYNDSGLLPGSKDLYLCSRDLAKLGQLILDKGSYKGKQVVSEQWIEKMLSPIVFDIPCEDIIPKDNLNYSYFLWNTEYNNHNISFAYGRGGQYIFIVPDMNLCVVTSAIDKVRTDSFREIIYQVIDIFDGGACE